A window of Eriocheir sinensis breed Jianghai 21 chromosome 42, ASM2467909v1, whole genome shotgun sequence genomic DNA:
AACCCTTTAAATACCCTTACGTAACAACCCTTTAAACACCCTTACCTAACATCCCTTTAAACACCCTTACCTAACATCAACCCTTTAAATACCCTTACCTAACATCCCTTTAAACACCCTTACCATACCCTTACCTAACAACCCTTTAAATACCATTACCTAACAACCCTTTAAATACCCTTACCTAACATCCCTTTAAATACCCTTACCTAACAACCCTTTAAACACCCTTACCTAACATCAACCCTTTAAACACCCTTACCTAACATCAACCCTTTAAACACCCTTACCTAACATCAACCCTTTAAACACCCTTACCTAACATCAACCCTTTAAATACCCTTACCTAACATCAACCCTTTAATTCAACTCCCTGCCTTCGTATTACACCCTGTCTCtaaccctttccttttctttcaatccttcactttctttcacctAAACCAACTTAATTTTTCccgttctcccttttcccctttatctaacttctcccttcacccaaccttcctcctcttcgctttaaACCCCTTCTTAtcctcacctttctccctccctcccttcatccccttcccttataTGCCCCTAagcccttctttctttcacttaaaCTTACataatctttctctttcatcctctatcCCTTCATCCTTACTTCCCttcatctcatccttccttccccccttcccccttcacctaaAGCCCCCCCTAATATGCCTCCCTCCATTGAGGTCCCTACGTCCGCCCCGCTCGGCAAACTTGGCGGCAAACCTCTCCTTCACGCCCCCGCCCGCCCCACCGTTCCCCCGCGCGTACATGCCTCGCCCCCTAATGTAACGCAGCCCCCCTGACCCGGACGCCGTGCCCCGGTAGCCCCGAGGAGAACCGTCGCCCCGGAACACCCATGGAGCGCCGCGGCCTCTTGGGTTGATGCCCCGGACTGTGCCTGGGGGatagaaggggggggggattAGTGTTAGGgtgacgactactactactactactactactactactactactactactattgctactactactgctactactacaataacaccCACCTGAGTCTGGCCTGAATGGGGGCCTGTGGAAGAACCTGGTGCCCCGGCTCTCACTACCCCTCCCGCCTCGGCTGCCCCGTCCGCCCCGCATTGAGTCGAGCAGGAACTGAcggggcaaagaaaaaaaaagataaataaatagggaaagaaatggggtgtaattatatgtttgttttgatttgttttcttcatttttttttttttgtatatgtttaaatgagtaggaataaggaaggaaggaaaacaaaggatgaaagaaggaaaggaaggaaaacaaaggaggaaagaaggaaaggaaggaagacaagaaggaaaagaagacaagaaggagagagggaaagagaggaggcgaaaacaaaagaaaggagagagagaaagaagaaaaataaaacaaggaagaagaaaagggagaaaaaaaagaggaaaattaaagaaagaagaatggaaggaaggaagacaaaaaaattaaaagaagaaagaagcagaaagaggaaaaggagacaaaaaaaatagagagaagaaaaagagaaaaattaaagaaagaagaattgaagaaaagaagacaaaaaaaaggaagagtcagaaaagagaggaaaaggagacagtacaaaaaaatatagagggaaccaaaaaaagaaaaaaaaaatcatgaaaagttacaaaaaaattaaagagaaaaaaaaacaatcctcACGCCACACCCTCTCTTACTTTGCCCCGCCGCACGCCCCGCCCTACCTTGCCCCGGCCGAAGGAGATCTTGTTGTACCCCGTGGGGCCGGTGGGCTGGTGGCCGGTGCTCTCCAGGGCCACAAAGTCGTCCACGTGCAGGGAGGGCGGCCGGGAGGTGTTTGGGGGGCGGGAGCGGAACGGGTCGCTGCGTAGGTTCATGCCGCGTGTGAAGGGACGTCCGCGCATGGGAGCAActgtagggggggggaggggggagggggggaaagctGTATTATTAGGGTGTTATGTTGTGTGTACAATTTCCTTTATATGCCGTGAGTGTGTTGACGGCAGCGGacacagttggaaagtttgggttagtcagcgcaacatctgtggtcatatgccggagagagacagaaggggaaggaattataggagaagggaacagaccccaggagacaggacacaacccccgattaatacctggtacccattcactgctgggtggacaggggcgtagggtatcggaaaagccgcccaattttttccactccgcccgggaatcgaacctctcttggttgtgagccgagtgtgctaaccactgcaccacgaagcccctgggCTGAGTCGTTAAGAAGCAGTGTTTTGGATGACCCAGATTCAAATTCCGCCCGCcacaattttcagtcattgccgagtggcctaaaactacccattcCCTGATGTGAGTCTGTGAGTGACCTTCCTAGCTGCTGTGAGAACCTAGTCATAcacagtgttttttttgtgtgtgattttgttttgtttgtttgtattgtttttacagcagagggcataaaaaaaaagaaaacaataatgaaaaaaaaaagcccgcagtaAAACACACAGTAacaaacacaaagacacacaagCCCAATAAGTCCTCTCACCAAAGGGTCGTCCACGCTTGTCAGGCCTGATGGTGCCGGCGCTGTGCTTGTAGCGGGGCGGACCTCCCTTGCCGGCCAGCTTCTGCGGCGTGAGAGCCTGCGCGCCCTGCCCCTTGACCAGCTTGTGAAGGTTGCCCACCAGGTCGTAGTCGCCAGCATACTGAAGGCAGATCTCAAGGAGGTTCGTCGATACCTGCATGGGGagaagttatttatttattattattattatttatttatttattattatttttttttttttactgcaatggaagcagctcaagggcaacaaaggaaTGGGAAACAAGGcatacaaccacacacacacacacacacacacacacacacacacacacacacacatacacacacacacattaattagacgcttgagagacaaagaaatatggcttcccgcaaagaaacatagaggtttgtaACAGActtaagtgaggatgtagtatcagcgaagagtgtgcacaactttaaggaaaaactggacaaatacagatatggagatgggaccacacgagcgtaagccaaCTAGGTAAATAAACGTACCATCTCAGTGGGGTCAGGTTCCTGCAAGGGGGGCGGGGAGAGCCAGTAGGCGGGGATATCGTCCTGGGCGGGGCCGGGCAGGTTAGTCCACACGACCCGCCCGCTGAAGAGAGCCACCAGACCCTCTCCATCAGGCCCAGAGGGTTCTACAAGCTCTGGGGGAGATGACGATGGATAGAATTAAAAGGAAGACATTTAatacattcctttttcttctaactcTGGATTCATAACCAAGACTAAGATttaggagcgagtagcgggctttttttttattattgtttccttttttgtgtgcccttgagctgtctcctttgttgtaaaaaaaacaaaaacaaaaagatgacATAAACCCCCATAGATGTGACTCCTAACCAAGACCAAGGTAATACAAAGGCCTATCCCTCAATTGGTATAATTTAAATGCTCACCCTTGGAGTCTGTGGAGGTGCCGGCACTCTCTAGCGCAGTGATGAGCTGAGAGATCTCGTCGTAGAGGGTCTCCATCAGCTCCTCCTCGCACCCCTCGGCCtgcagggaaagaaaatggaaatacttGTTGGTGTATGAAAAATTTACAACAGTGATTATTGGTGAATGAAAATTTTGTGACcttaaacaagagaaaagaaaataaataacaactcGAAACTGTTTTTTTGCATTTATAataacccgagagagagagagagagagagagagagagagagagagagagagagagagagagagagagagcgaggaaggtCAAAACActgaagggaataaaagaaataagatgaaataaagaataaaaagaaaattaaagaaaaaaacaagagataaaTAATTAAGacaagaaaatacatgaaaataaaaggagagagagagagagagagagagagagagagagagagagagagagagagagagagagagagagagagagagagagaggttataagATTGAAACAGGGaatgatagaaggaaaaagagagagaaaagttgtgaaaataaggaaatgggtaacgagagagagagagagagagagagagagagagagagagagaatcaaaacaaaacaaaacaacctcACTCACCACAACCTGCTTCTCCAACAACACAAGTGGATGAACTCTTTCCtgggccacctcctcctccttcctcccctcctccttcttcaccagcacctcccccttcccctcctcctccttcacctccgagACAGCACCCgcagcctccaccacctcctcctgcacctcctcctccttcacctccgcaGCACCATCCTCCTGCGACGCATCCTCCTTGCTAGGCTGAGGGCGGGTCTCCTTAGGGGTGgagggtatgcgggtgaagtgaaTTTCGTACCCCCCCGCCTTCCACCCTAGATAGTTGGCGAGGTCCTGGGGTGTGGCGGTGAGGGTGCGCGCCTGGTCCGGgggggatgtgaggaggaggtggcagagcTCGACGGCCCCctgaagggatgtgaggtggtCCACGTTCTCCTTGCGGAACCCGGAGGTCAGGCGCTTGAAGAGGCTGACCAGGCaggctttcttcttctccatgacgctgaggagggaaagtggtgatgagggtggtggtgagtggtggtgagggtggtgagggtggtgaaggTAAGAGAGAACTAGAGGGAATGAGTGGTGACAGGtaaaaacaatgtgtgtgtgtgtgtgtgtgtgtgtgtgtgtgtgtgctgatctGCCTACCTCCTGATGTGGAAGAAGCCGTAGTCGTGCTCCGTGAGGTGGATGAGTGCGCGCAGACCCTGGTGGAGGGAGTGGTGGGGGGAGTGAGGGTTGCGGAGGTGGTCCACGAGGGCGTCCACCAGCGGCAGCAACACCTCCTTGTTGGGCACCCCCCCCAGGCCCGGCGCCTCACCCTCGCGGCCGGGCGCCTCCAGGCTGTTGTGGTGGTCACAGAGGTGCAGCACCAGGGCCAGCAGGCAGTCCTGGGCCGCCACTTGGGCCTGGGAGCCGCTGGCCGCCACGTTGAGGATGCGGCACCACAGGGCCACCAGGCTGCTGTACTTGTCCTCGCCCTTGGCCGGGGCCGCTGCCAGCGTGGGGGAGCCGCCGCGCAGCAGGTGCAGGATGGCGGCCTTGGTGGGGGCGTGGGAGGCCAGCTGGGCCAGCGTGGCCAGCACCCGGCCCGTCTGGGGCGAGCACGGACCAAAGTCCTCGCCGCAGGCCCGCTGGTCCATTCTGTGTGCCTGCAGGGCCAGGTCCAGGGCAGCCCGGGCCACCAGCAGGGCCATGGGGGCGGACAGGTCAGCCAGGGCCACACAGAGGCGGCGCAGCTGGTGCCACAGGACCGGCACGCTGGTCAGGCCCAGGCGCAGCACGGCCTCGTGCAGGGCCGGGGCCAGGGGGAACAGGTGGGCCGACCACGCCTGGCGCAGGGCAATGACCTGCTCCGCCTCCTCGGTGCTCAGCGGCCCACGGGTCTGCACCGGCACCGGCACCGGCAGCAGCTCCAGCAGCAGTGCCACCACGCCCAGGAAGGTGTGCGGACCCGTCAGCAGGTACTTCACCACCTGGGGAGCACAGGAAGGATCAGAAAGGTGGTCTGGCAGTGTTTACCTGACTCTTAACATTCTCTCAAAAACCTTACTCAATGACAGAAGGGAAATGCATCAAGAATATATACATGAGACAAACCAGAACAACCAGGGCAGTGGTTACCTCAGCCATCATCTTGGTCCAGAGGCTCTTGGCCAGCACCTCCTCGCCGTCGGTGGCCGCCTGGCCCGGCTGTGTGTAGAGCAGCAGCGTGGCCACCACCTGGCGCTGCAGCTGCTGGGCCGGGCCGCTGTGCTGGGAGCCGGGGGGGAAGGCCTGCAGCAGGAGGAAGGTCTGGATGAGCGGCACCACGGCCGAGAGGTCCTTGAAGCTGCTGTTCCTGGCCTGGATCACGTAGGTCAGGATGTTCTTGAGGATGGCCAGTGCCGGCCGGATCACCGCCAGCAGCACCGCGCCCTCGGAGCCGGCCAGGCTGCAGGCGTGCACGGCGGGCTGGGAGTACATGGTGCACAGCTTGGCCAGCAGTGCGGTGAGGTGCGTGTGGCAGTCTGCGGAGAAGAGCTGCACCGTGGCGTAGCGGTACTTGAGCTCATCAATCAGCTCCCCGTTGTGCTCCTCGGGGCTCAGCGCACACACCGCCTCGTCCGGCACGCTGAGCCGCCGGATGAGCCGCAGCTGCGTCACCAGCTCCCCGGAGAACTTGTCAATCTTCTCCAGCTGGTCCTTGAGCCCGGCGGAGAGGGCGGCCAGGTTGTCATAGGTGGGGGCGGTCTCCTGGGCGCGGGCGGGGGCCAGCCAGGGCAGCACCTCACACAGCCTGGCCAGCTCCTCCAGCTTGGGGCCTTCCCGCGCCTCCTCATACTCCACCAGCTGCAGCAGGGCCGGGCCGCAGCGCTCCACAGCCTCCACGCGCTCGCACAGCTTCACTGCCAGCACCACCAGCTCCACCGCGTATCCGTAACAGGCCAGGCGGGTCGGGGCATTGTCCTGGTCATCCCCGGCGCCCAGCTTGAGGTAGGGGAACAGCACCTCTAAGTGGCCGTCCAGCCCCAGCAGGGACACCACGGCGTTCCTCCCGGCGGGCGTCAGCAGGCCGGACAGCAGGGTGTTGAAGTGCCCGGCCGCCTGAGAGTAGTCCGTGTTGTGACAGGCCGCCAGCTGGGCCAGGGCGTCCAGCTGGGAGAGGGCGTGGAGGGTGTGCAGCAGGTGGAGTCCAAGCTGGTACAGgctgccttcctcctcccgcccctcctcACCAACCTGACACAATAAAAGGTCATTAAcatggtagctgcggggatcatgcttctttaaggtccctctaagtgagaataatgagaaaaatcatcactcacgcaaaacattccataatatataaacgcatttgtgatcagtttatgcatcatctatttttggggggtttatatcatggctgGTGCCGGGTTAAAGTCACCTCACACACCATTACTCACTGTCCCTGCATTCAAATACTTGTAGCtataaaaatggatgaaaataacggtcgtattttaaaacatttcatcgcccaagttcacatatttgacatggctttcgtaggagctgtaggcctttccaggggtagttttataaccctggtggtagtttgacccttctgtgccatgaaccttaaaaaacactcataaagacccgattgatgccctctttgacctttagaaatagttgatgtgagaagcgatggtgtcttaaaatgcaGCCCTAAGACACTTCAAGCTTGACTAAGACTTGTAATAGTGCAAATAAATAACATAATCACATCAACTTCTTTTTAATGTCATTTTTCTATACTTTGTCGTGAGGTTGGATGGTCAATGATAGACTCCTAACTATATCTGTCCATCGCCTGAGCCTCTTCAGTACCCAATGCTGCCAaatcctctacacacacacacacacacacacacacacacactccttctcctccttcacctcttcaagCACTTTCTTTTTGCCCTcatattcaaacacacacacacacataaccacccatacccacccacacacacacacacacacacttctcctcctcctcctcctccttcaccttttcacacccccacccccacccccacacacctgtaTCAATATCCGCGCCAGGGTGGTAGAAGGGCCTGGGTGAGCCGCTAGGTACCTCACACCATGCGACTGGGACAGCATGCACTCAATCAGCTTCTTCGCATCCTCCAGCACCATACCCCCCTGCAGCCCCCCCAGCACCCCTACCACCCCAGTCAGCGAGTCCAGAAGCTCAGCCCTGTCCAGGATGACGTACAGCTGGGGGAAGGGGTCGTGTGGGTTCTTGGGCAGCTGGAACTGTTTGGACCCCGGAAGCCACCTGGGGAAGGGTGTGAAAATAGGGGATGGGGTGATAGTCGATATTTTAAgatgcctcctcctcttgcaaaaATATAGGATCCTCTTGCAAAAATATAGGTTCCTCTTGCACAAATATATAGGATCCTCTTGCACCaatataggaagagaaaatgacaTAAACAAACATAAGAATCTAGCAAAGTAAAGAAAgacgaaggaacgaaaggaaatgaTGAAGTGAGCGAAATGTGACAGAAATGAGCGCTGGGGCCGTGAGCACCTATGACGTATACCCcaatttaaaaagaaaaagatatacaggaagagaaaataacatagaaaaacataaaaaacaaacaaaatgaagaacTAGAGAACGAAAccagaacaaaaaataacaaaaaatatgggaaattaaaaaaaaaagctaaatgaaaacaaaaacaaaacaaacaaaacaaaaaacgatataaacaaacaataaaacaaagatGGGGCGCAGAAGAAGGacttaaaaggaaaaaagaaaaaaaaaaggagagtagaagcttcagtagaggaaggaaaagaaaaagttgggTAAGAGGGATGAAGACGAgggggagaagaagtagaaggaggaacaggtaacGAGGGTCTTGTTTACCTGTGTGGGTGAGCGAGGAGCTGCTGGGCGAACCGGTACACCCGACACACCTCCTCCAGACATGTGGTTAGGGCAGTGAGGGTCAGGTCAGGCGGGCATACCGGGGGCAGCTCCACCCTTCCCTCGCCCCCGCT
This region includes:
- the LOC127010058 gene encoding protein virilizer homolog: MFELLFFDTFSHEVSEVGIQDSQEGRGSCVHHKVQLDLVQFPRPVQVAEVRAIPLGARVQADFPGGVRLGATNPSQFEIEFFVNDLSKRGAGTFESVGCLQYNQQGKIHMDFEKKVPTDGLLLRGNYNTITLAVYGNLTKVQREPSPAPPQLPAPTPAKPPKPVPVQPSSSSAPPVAAPTPAHPPPEKLNTHDRIRDWLEETRECAPRSPLEYEETKQPWEEEHPREFERERERERERERDQRTYRGDNRERERDRERERDRRSWSRERSWDRSERGSSRRDSRRDVERDRDRDRERERERERERERERERERERERDKERDRDREREKERDRERDRERDRDRDRDKEREREKERDRERERERGRDSKRESDREKERRLSRDSRERYEEERGGGGGGGGGGPGGGGGGERGGGGLLPDPPSSLRLRRTSETDFGRRPRTPMDNTPTPPTPLLNPAPPPPLLPLPTPNIPPLTTPNTTPMEETPNAREESGGGGGGAMESLPVLPPLPAEDMEAISDDEELPDLPGETVEVEEEYPMEEGMEEMAMEGPQHHHPHLPPHHHHHHHHLQPHHLQSHHHHHHLHHHHAEEGDEGEGFGYEEIMSDEEELPEYQYEEEWVIDEWEDWLRPLVLDPIPLDPPKQLVSPIVTEFQVALERCRTESVYLEDEQPQGHKLEALLADTTIPSFPAVGGEKTEGEGMEGAGEEGEVWVQAVEHACQLIPRDLPPVVARSGFGVCSTLCDWAEIGLDFNRALAQEQPVYKIRHMKVGVRLTQLLLQCCCEVTRMVLQRGVLGKLHTLYHKPHMALSMKLLILRTVDTILRTPLGLQYFLGEPLGEGKKEEDDVKKEVKEEEDDEAAEKKMDVEEEEKLKKEQEIKEEKKEEEEEEEEKENMKIKEEEKEKTGYEMVLEMLAGVPQTRAKMALAATVRKIHLLDTCLQLREAGQLIANALPPPPLIPDPPKPPREEMGGVLEEEVGEGDDTASGGEGRVELPPVCPPDLTLTALTTCLEEVCRVYRFAQQLLAHPHRWLPGSKQFQLPKNPHDPFPQLYVILDRAELLDSLTGVVGVLGGLQGGMVLEDAKKLIECMLSQSHGVRYLAAHPGPSTTLARILIQVGEEGREEEGSLYQLGLHLLHTLHALSQLDALAQLAACHNTDYSQAAGHFNTLLSGLLTPAGRNAVVSLLGLDGHLEVLFPYLKLGAGDDQDNAPTRLACYGYAVELVVLAVKLCERVEAVERCGPALLQLVEYEEAREGPKLEELARLCEVLPWLAPARAQETAPTYDNLAALSAGLKDQLEKIDKFSGELVTQLRLIRRLSVPDEAVCALSPEEHNGELIDELKYRYATVQLFSADCHTHLTALLAKLCTMYSQPAVHACSLAGSEGAVLLAVIRPALAILKNILTYVIQARNSSFKDLSAVVPLIQTFLLLQAFPPGSQHSGPAQQLQRQVVATLLLYTQPGQAATDGEEVLAKSLWTKMMAEVVKYLLTGPHTFLGVVALLLELLPVPVPVQTRGPLSTEEAEQVIALRQAWSAHLFPLAPALHEAVLRLGLTSVPVLWHQLRRLCVALADLSAPMALLVARAALDLALQAHRMDQRACGEDFGPCSPQTGRVLATLAQLASHAPTKAAILHLLRGGSPTLAAAPAKGEDKYSSLVALWCRILNVAASGSQAQVAAQDCLLALVLHLCDHHNSLEAPGREGEAPGLGGVPNKEVLLPLVDALVDHLRNPHSPHHSLHQGLRALIHLTEHDYGFFHIRSVMEKKKACLVSLFKRLTSGFRKENVDHLTSLQGAVELCHLLLTSPPDQARTLTATPQDLANYLGWKAGGYEIHFTRIPSTPKETRPQPSKEDASQEDGAAEVKEEEVQEEVVEAAGAVSEVKEEEGKGEVLVKKEEGRKEEEVAQERVHPLVLLEKQVVAEGCEEELMETLYDEISQLITALESAGTSTDSKELVEPSGPDGEGLVALFSGRVVWTNLPGPAQDDIPAYWLSPPPLQEPDPTEMVSTNLLEICLQYAGDYDLVGNLHKLVKGQGAQALTPQKLAGKGGPPRYKHSAGTIRPDKRGRPFVAPMRGRPFTRGMNLRSDPFRSRPPNTSRPPSLHVDDFVALESTGHQPTGPTGYNKISFGRGKVGRGVRRGKFLLDSMRGGRGSRGGRGSESRGTRFFHRPPFRPDSGTVRGINPRGRGAPWVFRGDGSPRGYRGTASGSGGLRYIRGRGMYARGNGGAGGGVKERFAAKFAERGGRRDLNGGRHIRGGFR